One stretch of Cydia fagiglandana chromosome 18, ilCydFagi1.1, whole genome shotgun sequence DNA includes these proteins:
- the LOC134673462 gene encoding retinol dehydrogenase 13-like, producing MWVPNLPVTVLSAVAATAGAVCIFKDRHSGPAFNKEVRAENKTVIVTGANTGIGEATVWDFARRGAKVFMACRDMEKCETARREIVLETGNKYVYCRPCDLASLASIAEFVKRFKEEEPHLHVLVNNAGVMEPPQGVTADGFETQFGVNHLGHFLLTNLLLDTLKASAPSRVIILSSGAHYKGHINKEDLNFAKKYDAAAAYNQSKLANVLFARELARKTLDANITVAAVDPGLSDTNLSRHLAVSKSITRFVIYPLFWPVMKSPKMAAQSVMHAALDPDVAKTAGEYFVDMKPTEPSKEAQDFELAAWLWRVSEKWTRLAEYRTQLKTAAA from the exons ATGTGGGTGCCCAACCTCCCGGTGACGGTGCTCAGCGCCGTCGCTGCTACCGCTGGCGCCGTCTGCATCTTCAA AGACCGACACAGCGGACCAGCTTTCAACAAAGAGGTGCGAGCGGAGAACAAGACTGTAATCGTGACCGGCGCCAACACCGGCATCGGAGAGGCCACCGTCTGGGACTTCGCCAGGAGGGGCGCTAAA GTATTTATGGCATGCCGCGACATGGAGAAGTGCGAGACGGCGCGACGCGAGATCGTCCTAGAGACGGGGAACAAGTACGTGTACTGCCGGCCGTGCGACCTCGCCTCGCTCGCTTCCATCGCCGAGTTCGTTAAAAG GTTCAAAGAAGAGGAGCCTCATCTACACGTCCTAGTGAACAACGCAGGCGTCATGGAACCGCCACAAGGCGTCACAGCTGACGGCTTCGAGACGCAGTTCGGCGTCAACCACTTAGGACACTTCTTACTGACCAACCTATTACTGGACACGCTCAAG GCTTCCGCCCCCAGTCGAGTCATAATTCTATCCAGCGGCGCACACTACAAGGGCCACATTAATAAAGAAGACCTCAACTTCGCCAAGAAATACGACGCAGCGGCCGCTTACAATCAGAGCAAGCTGGCGAATGTGCTGTTCGCCAGAGAACTGGCTAGGAAGACTTTAG ACGCAAACATTACCGTGGCAGCCGTAGACCCCGGCCTAAGCGACACGAACCTCTCGCGCCACCTAGCGGTGTCAAAGAGCATCACCCGCTTCGTCATCTACCCGCTGTTCTGGCCCGTCATGAAGAGCCCCAAGATGGCAGCTCAATCTGTGATGCACGCGGCTTTAGATCCGGATGTGGCTAAAACTGCGGGAGAATATTTTGT TGACATGAAACCTACGGAGCCGTCAAAGGAAGCTCAGGACTTCGAGCTGGCGGCATGGTTGTGGCGCGTCAGCGAGAAGTGGACGCGGCTGGCCGAATATCGCACGCAACTCAAGACTGCTGCCGCGTAG
- the LOC134673458 gene encoding patj homolog, with protein sequence MVRAEMVLSTEWALVEVVELTNDGNGLGFNLVGGRSTGVVIKFVVPGGAADKDGRLQSGDHVLQVGSVNLRGFTSEQVASVLRQAGATVRLLVARPADPAVALRAPLPGTALVPTKILADPDQLDRHLVESGYAAIYDLSQCYGEYVNGQNGVENVTAVVSVLGDIPQEIQEQPVVAVSPTITITVPVELPNLPEVEIVHVDLNKNVYGLGITVAGYVCEKEELSGIFVKSIIEGSSAEQSGQIKLNDRIIEVDGISLADKSNPQAVDILRNTGISVHLVLERYLRGPKFEHLQLAIFNEERPPSPSPSTTTLSWFPVPSQDDSTTKIEPEQDSNSTIDSSVLEIVDTEVIEPSQEELDKRLDEILAVDKEEIKKRWSEEIGPEKSILVAEVNKLGALGISLEGTVDVEGGQEVRPHHYIRSVLPEGPVGQQGTLTAGDELLEANEYRLHGLTHTEVVNILKQLPDRVRLVVARPESGPRSVINLASDREAFEARKIISGSLNNLTSLIKAQSDTSINTSSTATLTNHSGLSKKSRSLECVSGLAMWQSKEDIVELVKGDQGLGFSILDYQDPIDPQGTVIVVRSLVPGGVAEKNGEISPGDRVMSVNGASIKNATLDQAVQALKGAPRGVVKVGIARPMPPHENSKSKSTSTLNTVKPS encoded by the coding sequence ATGGTGAGAGCGGAGATGGTGCTGAGTACTGAGTGGGCGCTAGTGGAGGTGGTCGAGCTTACGAACGACGGCAACGGGCTGGGGTTCAACTTAGTCGGCGGGAGGAGTACAGGGGTAGTTATCAAGTTTGTGGTGCCTGGCGGAGCGGCCGATAAGGACGGGAGGCTTCAGAGCGGGGACCACGTGCTGCAAGTGGGTTCGGTGAACCTGCGAGGGTTTACATCGGAGCAAGTCGCGTCCGTGCTACGCCAGGCCGGCGCCACCGTCCGGCTGCTGGTAGCTCGCCCGGCAGACCCCGCCGTCGCCCTCCGCGCCCCGCTGCCCGGGACGGCGCTCGTGCCCACCAAGATCCTCGCCGACCCCGACCAGCTCGACCGCCACCTCGTCGAGAGCGGCTACGCGGCCATCTACGACCTCTCCCAGTGCTACGGCGAATATGTCAATGGGCAGAATGGAGTTGAAAACGTTACGGCGGTTGTGAGCGTACTCGGCGACATCCCACAAGAAATCCAGGAACAACCTGTTGTTGCGGTGTCTCCAACAATTACTATTACTGTACCTGTGGAATTGCCTAACTTGCCCGAGGTAGAAATAGTTCATGTAGATTTAAACAAAAACGTCTATGGTTTAGGGATCACAGTAGCCGGTTACGTATGTGAGAAGGAAGAACTATCTGGTATCTTTGTGAAGAGCATCATAGAAGGAAGCAGTGCTGAGCAAAGTGGACAAATTAAGTTGAATGATAGAATAATAGAAGTAGATGGAATATCTTTAGCAGATAAGAGCAACCCTCAGGCTGTGGACATTTTAAGAAACACAGGTATTTCAGTGCACTTAGTGTTAGAGCGGTATTTAAGAGGTCCAAAGTTTGAGCACTTGCAGCTAGCAATATTTAATGAGGAGCGTCCTCCATCACCATCACCCTCCACAACCACCCTCTCCTGGTTCCCCGTGCCTTCCCAAGACGACAGTACTACTAAAATAGAACCAGAGCAGGACTCCAACAGTACTATAGATTCCAGTGTATTAGAAATTGTTGATACTGAAGTGATTGAACCATCTCAAGAGGAACTTGATAAGAGATTAGATGAGATACTAGCTGTAGATAAGGAAGAAATTAAGAAACGGTGGTCAGAAGAAATTGGCCCAGAAAAGTCCATTTTGGTTGCTGAAGTGAACAAGCTTGGTGCCTTGGGGATCAGTCTAGAAGGTACTGTAGATGTAGAAGGCGGCCAGGAGGTCCGGCCGCATCACTATATCAGATCTGTgcttccagagggccctgttgGACAGCAAGGGACTCTAACGGCTGGAGACGAGCTTTTAGAAGCAAACGAATACAGACTACACGGTCTGACACATACGGAAGTCGTAAATATCCTCAAACAATTGCCAGACCGCGTTAGGCTGGTTGTAGCGCGCCCTGAAAGTGGTCCTCGGTCCGTTATAAACTTAGCATCTGACCGCGAAGCATTTGAAGCTAGAAAAATAATATCAGGCAGTCTCAACAACCTTACTAGTCTCATCAAAGCTCAGTCAGATACCTCAATCAACACATCAAGCACTGCAACTCTCACTAACCACTCCGGACTCTCCAAGAAATCCCGCTCTTTAGAGTGTGTATCCGGACTAGCCATGTGGCAAAGCAAAGAGGACATTGTAGAGCTTGTCAAAGGAGACCAGGGTCTAGGCTTCTCTATATTAGATTACCAGGACCCAATAGATCCACAAGGGACAGTAATTGTTGTCAGGAGTTTAGTTCCTGGTGGCGTAGCTGAGAAAAATGGAGAGATATCGCCAGGGGATAGAGTCATGTCTGTAAATGGGGCTAGCATTAAAAATGCGACTTTAGACCAAGCCGTGCAGGCTCTAAAAGGCGCTCCGCGCGGCGTAGTCAAAGTTGGCATAGCACGTCCAATGCCGCCTCATGAAAACTCGAAATCTAAAAGCACAAGCACTCTAAACACTGTCAAACCAAGTTAA